Genomic segment of Mycolicibacterium psychrotolerans:
ACACTCGCGGCGTCGGTGGCACTCAAGACGCTCACCAGCGAGCTGGTCGGCCGGTTCGCCAACGCGGCGGTCACCGCGACCAGGGCCGCGGCGGGTCCGGGACCGTTGCGCCGCTTCGACGCCGACCTCGAGGTGCCGACGCTGGTGCGCGCCGAGGTCGCGGTGCTCAAGACGCTTGCGCTGCAATTCATCATGTCCGACCACCGGCACCTGCAGATCCAGGCCGATCAGCGCATCCGCGTCCAGGAGGTCGCGCTGGCGCTGTGGGGCCAGGCGCCGGGCAGCCTGGATCCGCAGTTCGCCGCCGAATTCGTCGCCGCCGACGACGACGGTGCCCGGCTGCGCGTGGTGGTCGACCAGATCGCCTCCTACACCGAGGGCCGGTTGGAACGAGTGCACGAGGCACGGACGCCGCGGCCTCTAGACTGACCGCGTGGTGGGCGACGGGGCGCGGGGACGGGGCAGGATCCCCGATCGCGACATCGCCGCCATCCGGGAACGCGTCAGTATCGACGACGTCGTCGGCGACTACGTCCAGTTGCGCCGCGCCGGCGCGGATTCCCTCAAGGGGCTGTGCCCCTTCCACGACGAGAAATCTCCGTCGTTCCACGTCCGCCCCAATCACGGCCACTTCCACTGCTTCGGCTGCGGCGAGGGCGGGGACGTCTATGCGTTCCTGCAGAAGATCGAACACGTCAGCTTCGTCGAGGCGGTCGAGTTGCTCGCCGACCGTGTCGGCTACACCGTCACCTACACCGGCTCCTCGACCACGAACGTGCAGCGTGACCGGGGCAGCCGCAGCAGGCTGCTGGCCGCCAACGCCGCAGCACAGGAGTTCTACGCCGAGGCCCTGCAGAGCGCGGAGGCCGCGCCGGCCCGCCAGTACCTGATCGATCGCAACTTCGACGCCGACGCGGCGGCGAAGTTCGGGTGCGGGTTCGCCCCGTCGGGCTGGGACTCGCTGACAAAGCACTTGCTACGCAAGGGTTTCGAGTTCAAGGAGCTGGAGGCCGCCGGTCTGTCGCGGGAGGGTCGCCGCGGGCCGATGGACCGCTTCCACCGGCGGCTGCTGTGGCCGATCCGGGCCAGCGGCGGCGAGGTGATCGGCTTCGGGGCGCGGCGGATCTTCGACGACGACCAGATGGAAGCCAAGTACGTCAACACCCCCGAGACGGTGCTGTACAGGAAGTCGGCGGTGCTGTTCGGGCTCGACCTGGCCAAACGCGACATCGCCAAGGCGCACCGCGCCGTCGTCGTCGAGGGCTACACCGACGTGATGGCCATGCACCTGGCGGGGGAGACCACCGCGGTCGCGTCTTGCGGCACGGCCTTCGGCGACGGGCACCTCGGGCTGCTGCGGCGGCTGATGATGGACGACAACTGGTATCGCGGCGAGTTGATCTTCGTGTTCGACGGCGACGCCGCGGGTCAGGCGGCGGCGCTCAAGGCGTTCGACGGTGACCAGCAGGTGTCCGGGAAGTCGTTCGTCGCGGTGGCCGCCGACGGCATGGACCCGTGCGATCTGCGGCTGAAGTCGGGCGACGGGGCGCTGCGCGACCTGGTGGCGCGACGCATCCCGATGTTCGAGTTCGCGATCCGCAGCCTGATCCCGGCCGGCGATGTCCTCGACAACGACCCGCAGGCGCAGGTGGACGCGCTGCGCCGGTGCGTGCCGCTGGTCGCCCGGATCCGGGACTACGCGCTGCGTGACGAGTACGCCCGCCGGCTGGCGGGCTGGACCGGGTGGCGCGACGAGGCCCAGGTGCTGACCCGGGTGCGCGAGGAGGCAGGCAAGCACGGCATGCCCGACCGGACGCGCCGCCGCGCAGCGGCCGAGCCGGCGCCGGCTTC
This window contains:
- the dnaG gene encoding DNA primase yields the protein MGDGARGRGRIPDRDIAAIRERVSIDDVVGDYVQLRRAGADSLKGLCPFHDEKSPSFHVRPNHGHFHCFGCGEGGDVYAFLQKIEHVSFVEAVELLADRVGYTVTYTGSSTTNVQRDRGSRSRLLAANAAAQEFYAEALQSAEAAPARQYLIDRNFDADAAAKFGCGFAPSGWDSLTKHLLRKGFEFKELEAAGLSREGRRGPMDRFHRRLLWPIRASGGEVIGFGARRIFDDDQMEAKYVNTPETVLYRKSAVLFGLDLAKRDIAKAHRAVVVEGYTDVMAMHLAGETTAVASCGTAFGDGHLGLLRRLMMDDNWYRGELIFVFDGDAAGQAAALKAFDGDQQVSGKSFVAVAADGMDPCDLRLKSGDGALRDLVARRIPMFEFAIRSLIPAGDVLDNDPQAQVDALRRCVPLVARIRDYALRDEYARRLAGWTGWRDEAQVLTRVREEAGKHGMPDRTRRRAAAEPAPASRSRPAAPTVDRPNPADPTLWPQREALKSALQYPALAGPVFDSLAAESFTHPGYAAVRSAIEAAGGTSGGLTGAQWIEAVRDQVASPPAAGLVNELSAEAINADEDKLPRYIGGVLARLQEVWIGRQIAEVKSKLQRMSPVEQGDEYHALFGDLVAMEAYRRSLLEQASGDDLTA